In the Leishmania mexicana MHOM/GT/2001/U1103 complete genome, chromosome 34 genome, ACGTGCGCCATCCACTCGAGCGCGGCTGGCACCCTGCTCACAAAGGCGGCAAACGCGCAGTTGCCCACCATACGCACCATGGCACTCTGGCTGCCCAGCGATGGCTCTGCCGCTGTAAAGCTGGACTGCGGGGACCACAGGTAGTagtcgagcagcaccagcagcgcgtaCTGCTCCGCCAATTGGGTTGCGCGAACGATGGCGTGTGACGGCTCTATTGCTGCTTCCGCCTCCTGTACCGCGGAGGAAAGAAGCGCAAGCAGGTTTAGCTGCGGTAGCGGCGCGCAGTTGATGACATGTGAAACGTGTTGTACAGCAACCTGCACTGTTGTGCACTGCGTCGCTGTCCGTGAACCGGAAGGGgtgggcagcgccgcctctaGCACGATGTGAAACGCTGAGAGAAACGAAACATGTGCGTCACACGGCGCGCCCCCGAGCTGTGAGCCAGGGGAGCCTTCGGGCACTGCTCTTGACTTTTCATGAGGCCTGACAGGAATCTCACGCATGTCGTGCAGCCGGAACGCGAGGAGCGCGGCGGCAAGCGCGTAGAAGGCCTGCGACGGCAAGTCCATGGCCATCACCAGGGAGGGCGAGTGTGTCTCCTTCTGCAGAGCCGCAGCAACGCGGTCAAGAAATCTATCGAGCTGTTCGAGGGCTGTTGGTCCGGCGAAGAAGCGCATCGAGATACGCGTGTGCTTAAATGGACTCCCTGGGAGTGCGGTACTCACCTCCTCAGCGACGTCATCTGCGGTGAGAACGTGAAGCACATGCTCCGCAAGCTCGCCACTTGCCTCCAGCTCGACGTTCGACATGACAGCCAAAGAGCGCACCTCAGGTCTGGCGTTGATGGAGGCGTgtgccgtcgtcgtgcgACTAGAGTCCAATGCACCTACGCTGGTGTGTGATGCGGTCACAATGGAGGAAGTGCGCGAGCAGCTACGCCACGCTGCCGAGGAATTTTCTtgcgccaccacccccatCACTGGTTCACATTCCTCACTGCTTTGAACCGAGGGGTGCAACGGGTTGGCGGAAGCACAGACACCCCTGTGAAGCTCTGAGTGCGAGGTGCTACCCTCGTGACCAGTCCTCGCTTCGCACGGATCAACAGCACTGTCCCTGTGAGTttggcgcagcacctccctTACCAAGGTGGCCGATGACGGGACTGTTGTGAAGGCGTCGGTGGCTGTGCCGCCCTTGCGCACTCGTGTCCTGTAGTACAACATGCCACTCACTGTGGAGAGGCTTTCCTGAATGTGGTGTTTCAGGccggcgtctgcggcgcGGGCAAGGTCACCCTGCATCCACtcctgcaccgctgcggccgcttGCACAGCCAGCGAGGCCGACGTCACGCTGTCGCCGGCTGTGGCACCTTCTGCAGCGCGCATGTCAGCCAGCTGTAGTGTGTCACCACCAAGGCGAGGTACAAAGGAGTCGTAAGGCGGAACACCCTCGACCTGCTGCGTATCAAGGCGCGGGACCGCGCCCACCGGTGTACCGTCAACACAGCAAAGCGGAAAACTGGCTGTGGTCATCCACTCAACAAATGGTGAGGGGGCGTCAGCGGTGCGGTCGCGCGCGCTTTGCAACATCAGCGTCACCTCCTGCACCCACTCTTTCCTGGGGAGTAGCGGCTGCTGTGAAATGTAGAGTTGAGGCGCAACGCCCAATACCGTCGGCACCGCCAGCTTTGCCGCAGGCAAGGCAGCGCCACTCGCTGACAGAGAGTGCGGTGCAATCAGAAAGGCTTCGTTTGCAGCGAGTTGGTCGCGCACAACACAGCTCATCGACCTCTCTGTcgcgctgtggctgctgctcactCCTCGGCGACGGATGCTGTCCTGCTGTGCATCCTGGACTGCATTGGTGGCCGTCGTTTGCACCGTCCGAAGAATCAGGGAGCACTTGTGCGGGGTGGAGAGCCACCCAAGCACGGGGCCGTGCATCTGGCGCATGTAGGCAGAGAACGACGTCGGTATCCCTTTCGGGTGACGTTGCCGCAGCTCTGCGTAAGCCACGTGAAACAGATTGAGGCACACTGACTTGATTCCATCATAGGCTCGACGCTGCAACACGGACATGCCAGGGCTGTCCatgagcagctgcacatTTTCGTCAAGCGAGGCGCACTGCGCGAGGGCTAGATAGTCTTTCAAGCGCCGAAACAAATTCAAATgcaggcgcggctgcgtcgcccTCAACGGCGGGAGCAGCAATTCCTCCTGCACCCAGCCTTCCCTGACGTGCTCGCCCGTGGCGCAGCCGTTGCCCGACTGCTCCgtgtcaccgccgccttcgcgATGTTGCACTGGCCGGTAGatccagcagcggcggctctcCGGAGCGGGGGAGGTGGCATAGTCACCCCAAAGAGAGCCGAAGGCGTCACCTTCGCGGAAAAGGCGCTCGAGGCAGGCACGCAAGAGGGGCGGCAGGATGGGATCCTCGGGTGGCTGTGCCATCCTGGCACCCTTCCGGCTTGTTTTGAGAGGTGAGTTGGTGCCGACTGCACTAGAAGAGCTATGAAGTGCCTCGCGCGCCTTCATGtagctgcggcgacggcggtacCCGCGATAGATGGACTGAATGAGTGTTGCGGCCGCATGCTCGAGACGGCGCACAACGACGAGGAACACGTcatcctccgcctgctgcgctgcactgTAGGTTAATAATCCCCGCTTGACAGGCTTTGCAGCAGGAGAATTTTCCGCGGCGGTGGTAGGCATCGCACTGtcgccgagagagagaggcccGGTAGGCTGGTTAGAGCGTGTCTTGGAGTCGACTGAGGAGGAACACTTAGCCACTGCGTTCACCGTGCGCGGTGCACCGGGGGATGCAtggcgctgttgctgcaCCTTAGCCCAGTATTCCCTCGCGTACCCGAAAGTGTACGTCCGTTTCCGCCTCAGCTGTGCGGCGCGGTAAGCCTGCAAGGATGCTCGCTGCGCGGCTTCGTGGAGAGGACCGTAGCTGGCGAGCAATCGTGCGTATGTAAGGTGCGCTGACTCCGGTTTGTAGGACACAAAAAGAACGGATGGAAGCGTCCAACGAGGCGGATTTGTGGGGCTGTCGGCTGTGGAGGCGACTGTCGCCTGCGTCGCCCTTTTCAGCGCGCCATCGAGCGTGTCGAAGGTGGAGAGGTAGTCTCCttgaagggaggggaggaagttTACTTgtaccgcagccgccgcctcagcggctgctgcacgaATCTCTGTGTCGAAGTCACTTACTTTCTCAGCTCCCAGAGCGTCCTGCAACGTTGTAATGAACGGGGGCGTCGTCTGGTTGGCAAGCTTCCCGGTAGCGCTCCCGCAGCGGTACGCGACACCTTGGTAGAAAAACGCACTGGCGGTCGGAGCAGGGCACTCGATGAAAAGCAGTAGTGGCGCCACTGGATTTATCATGTGAAGCTGCCGCAGACACGAAGCGACCTCATAGGACGAAATTGCCTCTCGATACTGTACGGCTGGAAAAACGGAAGCCTGCGCTGTAGCTtctgccgccggcggcatGCCCGAGGCGCGGCGGAAGTCGTGTGCCAGTGGACGCAGTTCATACTTGATGCCGTTCTCGAGACGGACTGAAGGTGGGGGTGTCAACTGAAGGTGTTTGAGAGGTTCGGCTTGCAGCTGCTCACCTTGTGCACCACCGCGAACCGGCTCCTGGTTGCTGGTGGGATCCTGTAGAGCTAGTTGCCGAAGAGAGTGCGCGAAAAATCTAATAGGGTCGCATGGCTTGTCTTTAAGGCAGTTCTCAAGGGTGAGGCGCACTTTATCCCCGAGGTGGTGATCCATATAGATGGCTGCTTCTGCGGCTGTGCCTGTCATaggcggcgacgatgagTGTTGCATCATGCCAGCTGGCGAGGATGCCCTCCGCATGAGTGCAAGGaagaacaaaagaaaaaagcaagagagaaggaggcgaGCGACGCCTCACATCAGTACACCCAGAGAGACACGGCCCGGAAACAGTAGTGCAAACAACACAGAGTCgtcggggagagagagggacagacaGAGGTGAAGCAGGGAACCCTCAAAGATGATGCGCCGCTGTAGTAGGACATTCGCGAAGGCCGTTTTCTTTGGAGGTGCTAAGCTCTGTGTATGGCGCCGTGCACACTCTCTTCCTCAGCCCCGCCTAAAGATCTCCTGGAGGTCCTGAAAGACTCAGTCATTGTTGCAGATGAGAGACACTCGACCAATTCCTTCTGCATGTCGACACGCCCTACACAACAAGACATGCACAGAGGGACCGTTTTTCTCTCCATGGTACGCCTTTCTCAAGTCACCTGAATCGAGGCGCACACCTCCGCTTCTGTGCCATTGGCTTTCTTCGATCGGGCATGTGTGCCATTGTCAGTGAACGCAACCCTGACAACACCCacaagagggaggggctaCACAATAATAGTAGTATGAGCACTAAACGCAATCAACATGGAGATGTACCTTCAGCGTGTTTTTCTTGTGTACGAATGGGAAAGAGTCGTCGCCAAAAATGACGAGTGTGTGCAGCCACTCGCCACGAGGGATTCCGACAAACTTTTCAacttcgtttttttttacgtCTTCAATTTGATCGTTCACCaacttctctctcctcaacTGGCGCTTAGGCGTCGAGAGAGTGGAGGAATAAACGCAtgcacaaccacagctcacccAGCTCCGCGGCACAACGGCTACACTCTGGCCGTCCAGGACACACCGCCCTGCCGTCGAAtcgcaccgcgcacagcgTCCCGCGCTCCAGGGCACGCGCGATGGCGTCTCTGTCGCCCGCGtagcaggcggcggcggcctaggtgcgcgccgcgctATTCCGTAACGGGGTGCAGTGACTCGTGCttcccgcagctgcgccgctcccgcccctccctcgcgctccgcgtACCGCCGGGTGCTTTGCCTCGCTGTGGTGCACCATGCCCGCTGTGCTtcacagcgccagcgcgcagtGCTCGCATTGGTGCCAGCCCGCGGCCGGCCTCCAGACGGCGTGCTTGCCTGAAGGACGGGGACTCGCTGCCTTCACCGTCCATTTCCGTCCGTGCCagcgtggtgtgtgtgggaggggggagggttgGGGAGGGCGTGCCTGGATGGCCtgcccgcatgcgccgcgaccGTCAGCAAACTGCCGTGAGGCTGTGGCAGCGGGAGGCACTCCGCCCTCGTCCTCACCCGCACGCCTTTCACAGCCGCGGGGCCGTGTccaggcggagagggaggccggtgcatgcgcacgtgcgccggcCCCGCCCAGAGCTCCCGGCCTGTCGCGCTGAGGATGCACACAAGGGGTGCCGAGGGGGGGAGCCCCGGTGCTGCGCAAGCGAGACGCGCGTAAGGTCATTCTGTGCAAACTGCTTGCGTGAAACGAGGTCGGGTTCGAGcgtcggggggggggtgcgggAATGTCGCATAGCATATGGCGCACAATGCGAGGCCGGACCTCCTCACAGCAAAACACAGGCGGGGATGGGAGGCACAACACCGGTAGCGGTGTAGTACGCTGCACGCCATCGGCACCTCATGCTGCCACCAAGAGTCGCCCGCCGTCGGAGGAGCCTGAAGCACACACAGCTGCCGGTGCGGGCCCTGGCGAGGAGGGTTTCctgccgtcgcgtgcgctcCGCAGCATTCTTCCTCGGGtgctgggcggcggcggccacgagCCTCTTGTGGCTGCACCTATACGAGGACACAACCGTCATACACCATCGCGCCTGCTCCACAGTCAATGGCTCTCGTTACCGCACCATTGCTGTTTTGAGAAGAGCACACGCGTCCGTGGTCAACCGCCACTCGTACAGCAACCGGCTTCAAGCAGAGAGAGATACGCACGCGCGAGGCTTACCACACAGATGAACACCCACGCCGCTTGTCTCTGCCTTGGACCAGCCAACGCACTCACACAGCGACAATCAAAGATGCTCGTCAAGTTCGAAAATAACGTCCATGAGGCCGTCCCAGTCACGACACGGGCAAAGCCAGAAAGCGAACCACACGGATATCCGCGACACTAGCCCCATGAaagcatcagcagcagtaACAAAgcgaaaaaacaaaaagaatTGCCGATAAAGTATTCGGTTAAGTTTTCTATCGCTCGCAGCGCCCTTCCTTGCGTGCCTCAGACAcggctccgccaccgccgaggagAGACCTAAGCAccgaaaagagagaaaaaagcaCACAGGGAGGTGGCGGGTAGAGCCTTAGGAGGGAAGAAGGGGATATAGCAGTCCCCACCagcacgctgcagctcatgTTCTGTGCTCGTACCATAGctctcgcgcgtgcgcctgtcGGGCAATGAAATGCCGTCCCCTCTGCCTTTCTTTTCTGTCCGACCTCTCACGACCTTGCTTACCGACAGAGACACCAACGGGCAAAGCGTGCCTACCTGCCAGCTCATCGCACGCCACAGTCGAGTTCTCATGGCAAAAAGCGGTGTTTTTTGATGTATCCATTGTGCCCACAGAACACAAGATCACTGCACAGCCCCCTGATACAGACCCCATCGCGTGGGGCGAGGCAGCCGTAGCCACAGACGGCTTATAGCCATGCGCCGAGTCCGTTATCTGAGAGCACGGACTCTGACTCACGccctacccacccaccgcccGCTCTGCAGGTCGGCTCGCACCAGCTCCTCGCATCACGCTggccgccacctcgtgcatccCCCTCAGGGTGACACTCAGGCTGCCCGCACCGGCAGGCAGTGAGGGAAGGCTGCGATCCGCTGGTGTCACGCTGCCGCGTTGCCTACCATATGGATGGCACAGGCGTCTTTGCCGTCGCAGGTCGGTCCGACGCAGCCCCATCCAGGGCCCGGTCACCGACATCAGAAGCGATGCACCGCTCTGACCACCCCTAAGCCTTGGGTGCATGACCCTGTCACTACCACTGGCGGCTCAGCATTGGCAGGCAGATAGTGTGAGTGGAGAGCCGCCTGAATTCCTGAAACACAgagaggggtgtgggtgaCGGTACTGGACCCTGGGATACCATGCGCTGAGGGGGACGCCACCTGTTATGAGGGTAAGCTGACGCGAGTGAACAAGAAGAGATGTCATGCACAGGAACCAGTGGAAGAAGGAAACGTGCGCAAAGAGaaaacaggaaaaaaaagcagaaaCGGGAAAAACTCACTTTCGTGTTGCGGCCGCGCCCGAGGAAAGATGGTAAAGCGTGCTTGTCGTTAGTGAACAGGCGGCGTGGAAGATGGGAGTTCCTCGTCCTCAAGCAGGTCGTTGACCTGTGCAACGCGGACATCCTCTCGTTCGAGCATACCATCTGAAATCAATAGTGGCATATCTTCCATCTCGTCCGCCAAAGTCGCGTATTCGCCATTATCGTCGACTTCGTCACCCTCTTGGCTAGAGTTCTCACGGGAATCGTCGATCTCGGCTAGCGGCCGCCTTGTGGTACTagcgccgtcctcgccggTCACGTGTAGCGGAGAGCCCTCCGGGAAGTTGAAGATGGCGTTCTGAACGACTCCAGAAATAGGGTTGATAGCAGTCCCGATGGCCAAGGTCGCGAAGGAGCTGTGGAGAAGAGACTCGCGTTCCTCGACGTCGCCAGTGAATGAGCCAAAGAAGCTGTAGCGTGACCGCACCGATGCCCGTGCCGAGTCGGCACTGGAGCGCCGGTCCCCGTCATTGTTGTCCTCCATGACCGATGAGCTACCGTGTTCCTCCACgtctcctccgtcgccgctgttTTCGGACGGAATGTACACGGAGGCTGCAAGGTAGGCGCCAATCGCTAGCGGAATGACGCTCAAGAGAAACACTAGGTAGTGGTTCAACGGAAACGGGCGCGGTGTCGAGATGGACCACGCGAAGAGCGGGGCAAAGATGAAAGGCACGGCGCAACGAACCACACATCCTGTAGACTGCTGAATGCCAAACATGATGGCCACCTTGCCTTGCGGTGCCGTCAGTGACACGAATAGCATGATGAGTGCGAAGTTCCAGCTCTCCACCACCTTGCGCAGCATGCCCATCGCCATTGTATACCAGAACCTACCTGTGCCGAACCCAGTCGCCGTTGGCACCACGACTGTGAAAAAGGCATATATGAGCTGAGACGCAATCCAGAACCGAATGGGTCCCCCCCAATACTTGATCACTGAAGCAAAGACGATGTTCGCAAGCACTGTCGGGGCGCCGTTCACCAACAACAGAATCGCCATCTGGTGCGGTGACAGCTGCAGGCCGCCGTTCCGAGACTCTGCTGCCATCCAGAGCGGAAAAATCTCCGTGAACATCATGTCGGATGTGCAGATCAGCATCGAGATGAGGCAGACACGCCGCAGCAATGGGTTCACAAAGGCTTCTTTGAAGCCGAAGTGGGTATGCGGTTCGGAAAGGCAAGTACCCGTCGGATGGGAAGCTGCGCTAGGCGACTTCACAGGTCCGGCTCCGTTGGATTCAGTGTGGTCGTCCGCGTATATGACTGTCACCTCGGTGGCCGTGTCGCACGGAAGCCGCGGCTGCACAAAATTCAACACGGGGCCAAGAATTTTCACAACATAGCGCGGCAGCAGTTCTCGTAGAGGCCGAGCACTCTTGTTGCTTTCCCGTAAGAACAGGACACTGATTAGTACGGCAAACAAGTTGTACGTTGCCACGACAGTACTGGGAAGAAAGGCGGGATGCCTGCCCATGAAGCTAGTTGGAGACACGTGCAGGAAGGCAAGCCCTGGACTCGACGCGGGATTGTAGAGAAAGCCACCGATAGCTGGGCCAAACAGGGTTCCCACACCCCAGGTGAGACTGACCAGCGCCAGGCCCTTTGCACGGTTCGTCGTATCCGTCAACTCACTGATCATCGTTTTGGCCACGATCGAGCAGCCGGCCAACAAGCCATGCAAAAAGCGCCAGAGGCACAACACCCACAAGCTGCCGCTCAGTCCCATGAAAAACATGCAAACAGCACAACAGAACACGCCGATGCTGATGGCCAGTTTGCGGC is a window encoding:
- a CDS encoding transporter-like protein, which codes for MIQLRRDTSAATQSSVAPCEGSGNRRERVRETPLPWGQLFILCIVLLTESVCWSVLIPFVPSFIAYIKGWDIDSSGYASGFPVSLFMLGQVLSGKLWGSFSNKVGRKLAISIGVFCCAVCMFFMGLSGSLWVLCLWRFLHGLLAGCSIVAKTMISELTDTTNRAKGLALVSLTWGVGTLFGPAIGGFLYNPASSPGLAFLHVSPTSFMGRHPAFLPSTVVATYNLFAVLISVLFLRESNKSARPLRELLPRYVVKILGPVLNFVQPRLPCDTATEVTVIYADDHTESNGAGPVKSPSAASHPTGTCLSEPHTHFGFKEAFVNPLLRRVCLISMLICTSDMMFTEIFPLWMAAESRNGGLQLSPHQMAILLLVNGAPTVLANIVFASVIKYWGGPIRFWIASQLIYAFFTVVVPTATGFGTGRFWYTMAMGMLRKVVESWNFALIMLFVSLTAPQGKVAIMFGIQQSTGCVVRCAVPFIFAPLFAWSISTPRPFPLNHYLVFLLSVIPLAIGAYLAASVYIPSENSGDGGDVEEHGSSSVMEDNNDGDRRSSADSARASVRSRYSFFGSFTGDVEERESLLHSSFATLAIGTAINPISGVVQNAIFNFPEGSPLHVTGEDGASTTRRPLAEIDDSRENSSQEGDEVDDNGEYATLADEMEDMPLLISDGMLEREDVRVAQVNDLLEDEELPSSTPPVH